Proteins encoded in a region of the Mercenaria mercenaria strain notata chromosome 1, MADL_Memer_1, whole genome shotgun sequence genome:
- the LOC123540585 gene encoding lysocardiolipin acyltransferase 1-like isoform X2: protein MNKLKIRLNKCVSVMANINYWRCFRGVSFAFLVFYSTYFGTIFLLTPFLPLFFVAPVFTRNITDKIIWCWKLYLVSLLEVIFQTKFRIYGKVPSNEAANLMIMNHRTRLDWLYLFSYQVRHASVRRYIISMKNILKFLPGIGWAGQIGGFIFLDRKWEDDQRTISKCLGVFEHINYKPQILLFPEGTDLTETTKKRSDAYAEKYNLPK, encoded by the exons atgaataaattgaaaataCGTTTAAATAAATGTGTGAGTGTCATGGCTAACATAAATTACTGGCGGTGTTTTAGGGGAGTCAGTTTTGCctttttagtattttattcaacttatttTGGAACCATTTTTCTTTTGACACCATTCCTCCCACTATTCTTTGTTGCACCGGTATTTACAAGGAATATAACAGATAAGATTATCTGGTGTTGGAAACTATATTTAGTG TCCCTTTTAGAAGTAATTTTCCAGACAAAGTTCAGAATATATGGAAAAGTTCCAAGTAATGAAGCAGCAAATCTGATGATAATGAATCACCGTACAAGGCTTGACTGGCTCTACCTGTTTTCATACCAAGTGAGACACGCCTCGGTCAGGCGCTACATCATCAGCATGAAAAATATTCTAAAGTTTTTGCCTGGTATAG GCTGGGCAGGGCAAATTGGCGGTTTTATTTTTCTGGACAGGAAATGGGAAGATGATCAGAGAACCATATCCAAATGTCTGGGAGTCTTCGAACACATCAATTACAAACCCCAG ATCTTGCTGTTTCCAGAGGGTACGGATCTAACCGAGACTACAAAGAAGCGCAGTGACGCCTACGCTGAAAAATATAACCTACCAAA